The following are encoded in a window of Periplaneta americana isolate PAMFEO1 chromosome 13, P.americana_PAMFEO1_priV1, whole genome shotgun sequence genomic DNA:
- the LOC138711617 gene encoding putative gustatory receptor 28b, with amino-acid sequence MLVVTSSSLVILIIAVYNVMVEFLVGSRSRGSFYCVPLIMTAVLRIMRLLHLCYRSETVSTEASLTARQLFQLNFSVMSHRASQELVRFEKQVERMKVRFSACGFYAVDCLLMQKILSTTITYLVILIQFGLQ; translated from the exons ATGCTGGTTGTTACCTCTTCGTCGCTCGTCATCCTCATCATAGCGGTGTACAACGTGATGGTCGAGTTCCTGGTGGGCTCGCGTTCCCGCGGCTCATTCTACTGCGTGCCGCTGATCATGACGGCTGTGTTAAGAATTATGCGGCTGTTACACCTCTGCTACCGCAGCGAGACTGTGTCTACTGAG GCATCGCTCACCGCACGTCAActgtttcaattgaacttcagCGTCATGAGCCATCGTGCTAGTCAAGAG CTGGTTCGCTTCGAAAAGCAGGTTGAAAGGATGAAGGTCAGATTCAGCGCGTGTGGATTTTATGCTGTGGATTGTTTGCTAATGCAAAag ATTTTATCAACAACAATCACGTATTTGGTGATCCTCATCCAGTTTGGCCTGCAGTGA